The proteins below come from a single Streptomyces tubercidicus genomic window:
- a CDS encoding DUF742 domain-containing protein: MTTDDEPELEHEAAELVRPYVITNGRDLLDGSDFSLITLVTVHEEPPRTKPLDPEKLRLLELCSGGFLSIAEIAGHTRLPVGVVKILVSDLAREGYLFSRAPIPSAQLVDRQILEEVLNGLQARFG; encoded by the coding sequence ATGACAACCGATGACGAGCCGGAGCTGGAACACGAAGCAGCGGAATTAGTGCGGCCGTACGTCATCACCAACGGCCGCGATCTTCTTGACGGCAGTGACTTCTCACTGATCACCCTGGTCACCGTGCATGAGGAACCTCCCCGTACGAAACCCCTCGATCCGGAGAAACTCCGCCTGCTGGAGCTGTGCTCGGGGGGCTTCCTCTCGATCGCGGAGATAGCCGGGCACACCCGGTTACCGGTGGGCGTCGTCAAGATTCTGGTGTCCGATCTCGCGCGGGAGGGATATCTCTTCTCCCGCGCGCCTATACCTAGCGCTCAGCTTGTCGACCGGCAAATACTGGAGGAGGTGCTGAATGGGCTCCAGGCTCGCTTTGGATGA
- a CDS encoding enoyl-CoA hydratase/isomerase family protein, which produces MTEDFKALRVISEGPVLRVQLDSPETGNAVCGTLLDELLTVLHALEDAPEIRVLVLSGRGADFCLGGDRREFAELLAADAGGSGLRAVAGKARRVCDALSKVEAVTIARLHGGVIGAGLALALFCDLRAGADNCRFRMPELALGMPPAWGGALPRLLHETGAARIRELILTGDSFDAAKAAELSILHKVVAEDELDEVIQQWTKPMVRRSPVALRTAKVMLNAYSGAHRLADATLFDAELMTSVLTAAEAGRGR; this is translated from the coding sequence GTGACGGAAGATTTCAAGGCACTCCGGGTCATATCGGAGGGGCCGGTCCTGAGGGTCCAGTTGGACAGCCCGGAAACGGGCAACGCCGTCTGCGGAACGCTCCTCGATGAACTCCTGACCGTATTGCACGCTTTGGAGGACGCGCCCGAAATCCGCGTGCTGGTTCTCTCCGGCCGGGGCGCCGACTTCTGTCTGGGCGGCGACCGCCGTGAGTTCGCCGAGCTCCTCGCCGCCGATGCCGGGGGATCGGGGCTGCGGGCGGTGGCGGGCAAGGCGCGCCGGGTCTGCGACGCGCTGTCCAAGGTCGAGGCGGTCACCATCGCCAGGCTGCACGGTGGGGTGATCGGAGCGGGGCTGGCGCTGGCGCTCTTCTGCGATCTGCGGGCCGGAGCGGACAACTGCCGTTTCCGGATGCCGGAGCTGGCGCTCGGCATGCCGCCCGCATGGGGCGGTGCGCTGCCGCGGCTGCTGCACGAGACGGGCGCCGCTCGGATTCGCGAACTGATCCTTACCGGTGACAGCTTCGACGCGGCGAAGGCGGCCGAGCTGTCCATCCTGCACAAGGTCGTCGCGGAGGACGAGCTGGACGAGGTCATCCAGCAGTGGACCAAGCCGATGGTCCGCAGGTCACCCGTGGCGCTCCGCACGGCCAAGGTCATGCTGAACGCGTACTCCGGTGCCCACCGCCTCGCGGATGCCACCCTGTTCGACGCGGAACTGATGACCTCCGTCCTCACGGCCGCCGAGGCGGGCCGAGGCCGCTGA
- a CDS encoding roadblock/LC7 domain-containing protein, translating to MNYDLSWMLDSALELPEAQHAILVSADGLLMARSKEVGRDRADTVAAAMSGMQSLSRTVADFCHGGAPANRPQWRQTLVEFDHGWVFLISAGEGAYLAVSASPDVDMAEITFRMQQLVGQLGKALTSPPRERADIQP from the coding sequence GTGAACTACGATCTGTCGTGGATGCTTGACAGTGCTCTGGAATTGCCGGAAGCACAGCATGCCATCCTCGTCTCCGCAGACGGTCTGCTTATGGCCCGGTCGAAGGAAGTCGGCCGGGATCGCGCCGATACCGTCGCCGCCGCCATGAGCGGAATGCAGTCGCTGAGCCGTACGGTCGCCGACTTCTGTCATGGTGGTGCGCCCGCCAACCGGCCGCAATGGCGGCAGACGCTGGTCGAGTTCGACCATGGCTGGGTATTTCTGATTTCGGCCGGCGAAGGTGCCTATCTCGCGGTGTCGGCGTCGCCTGACGTCGATATGGCGGAGATCACGTTCCGCATGCAACAGCTGGTGGGTCAGCTCGGTAAGGCCCTGACCAGTCCTCCTCGTGAGAGGGCTGACATTCAGCCATGA
- a CDS encoding DUF4442 domain-containing protein yields MSSETLPSIGEMMAASVPMARTLNLEFTETTAERAVVRMPDQPDFHNHVGGPHAGAMFTLAESASGAIVMAAFSDQLGRAVPLAVRAEIGYKKLAMGPVTATAELGRPVAEVVAELDAGERPEFPVNIAITREDGAVTGEMSIVWTLRPNK; encoded by the coding sequence ATGTCCTCCGAGACCCTGCCGTCGATCGGCGAAATGATGGCGGCATCCGTGCCGATGGCCCGCACCCTGAACCTGGAGTTCACCGAGACCACCGCCGAGCGTGCCGTGGTCCGCATGCCCGACCAGCCCGACTTCCACAACCACGTCGGCGGTCCGCACGCCGGCGCGATGTTCACCCTCGCCGAGTCGGCGAGCGGCGCCATCGTGATGGCGGCCTTCAGCGACCAGCTCGGCCGCGCGGTGCCGCTGGCCGTGCGGGCCGAGATCGGCTACAAGAAGCTCGCCATGGGGCCCGTCACCGCCACCGCGGAGCTGGGCCGGCCGGTGGCCGAGGTTGTCGCCGAGCTCGACGCCGGAGAGCGCCCGGAATTTCCGGTGAACATCGCCATCACCCGCGAGGACGGCGCGGTGACCGGCGAGATGAGCATCGTGTGGACCCTGCGCCCCAATAAGTGA
- a CDS encoding GTP-binding protein has translation MGSRLALDDGVYLRSSVQTAAKILVVGHFAVGKTTFIGTMSEIPPLRTEEIMTQAGAGIDDPKGAPGKTTTTVAMDFGRLTLSEELVLYLFGTPGQQRFVQVWEDMTRGALGALVLVDPTRLDESFPVMDLVEHYGIPYAIAVNRFDGTPTHSLDEIREALDLLPETPVVSCDARDQRSSADSLIALVRYLQSRLN, from the coding sequence ATGGGCTCCAGGCTCGCTTTGGATGACGGTGTGTACCTGCGCAGTTCAGTGCAGACCGCGGCGAAGATCCTCGTGGTCGGGCACTTCGCCGTGGGAAAGACGACATTCATCGGGACCATGTCCGAGATTCCGCCGCTGCGAACCGAAGAGATAATGACCCAGGCGGGCGCGGGAATTGACGACCCCAAAGGCGCGCCCGGAAAGACCACCACCACGGTCGCCATGGACTTCGGCCGGCTCACGCTCAGCGAGGAGCTGGTCCTCTATCTGTTCGGAACCCCCGGCCAGCAGCGCTTCGTTCAGGTGTGGGAGGACATGACACGCGGTGCGCTCGGGGCGCTCGTCCTGGTCGACCCCACGCGCCTCGATGAGTCCTTCCCTGTCATGGACCTGGTGGAACACTACGGAATCCCCTACGCCATCGCCGTGAACCGCTTCGACGGGACGCCCACGCACTCGCTCGACGAGATCCGGGAGGCGCTGGACTTGCTTCCCGAGACGCCGGTGGTCAGTTGTGACGCACGGGACCAACGTTCCTCCGCGGATTCACTGATCGCACTCGTCCGATATCTCCAGTCCCGCCTCAACTAG
- a CDS encoding cytochrome P450 translates to MESVLTSPAVDRRAVVSLFSRLRTPSGQANPLPFYDELRSMGDVVPAPWGGYLITSYGLCDRVLRDRAWGVPDSEWRARQGEATRWSAASSREMSRTLPALNPPHHTRVRRSLGNMFDRKGMADIKDAIEESVDQLLERLAEKLRTDGEADFSALVSEELPMHTIGSWLQLPPADYPYLRALAHDQVFTQELLPSTSQLALSDSATGQLQAYFRELVQERRRAPGNDPVSGWLRTWDALAADREAADEAVYLLALLVFLAAPETTSTMLSTMVWLLLEHPRQFGWLRAHPDHVPDAVEEVLRYDSPNHIISRVAPEDTMLAGVPIEKDRMVHLMIGAANHDPRHHLDPGVFDIRRKAAHLSFSSGIHYCLGAPLARLEATTLLTALLGRLPGLQVSAPPVWAPRVGFRRITELRVVPS, encoded by the coding sequence GTGGAGTCCGTCCTGACTTCCCCCGCGGTTGATCGACGGGCCGTGGTTTCGCTTTTCTCTCGTTTGCGCACCCCGAGCGGGCAAGCGAATCCATTGCCTTTCTACGACGAACTCAGATCGATGGGGGATGTGGTCCCAGCACCGTGGGGCGGGTACCTGATCACCTCGTACGGCCTGTGTGACCGGGTGCTCCGGGATCGGGCGTGGGGGGTGCCGGACAGTGAGTGGCGGGCTCGGCAGGGGGAGGCGACGCGGTGGAGCGCGGCTTCGTCGCGGGAAATGAGCAGGACCTTGCCCGCGCTCAATCCTCCGCATCACACGCGAGTGCGGCGTTCCTTGGGCAATATGTTCGACCGGAAAGGCATGGCTGATATCAAGGATGCGATCGAGGAATCCGTCGATCAGCTTCTTGAACGTCTTGCCGAGAAATTGCGCACCGATGGTGAAGCGGATTTCAGTGCTCTGGTCAGCGAAGAGCTTCCCATGCATACCATCGGGAGCTGGCTGCAACTGCCGCCCGCCGATTACCCGTATTTGCGCGCACTCGCCCACGATCAGGTATTCACCCAGGAGTTGCTGCCGTCCACGAGTCAGCTCGCGCTGTCCGACTCCGCCACAGGACAACTCCAGGCGTACTTCAGGGAATTGGTACAGGAACGCCGCAGGGCACCCGGGAACGATCCGGTCTCGGGCTGGCTGCGTACCTGGGACGCTCTCGCAGCCGACCGGGAGGCGGCCGACGAGGCCGTCTACCTCCTCGCGCTGCTGGTCTTCCTGGCCGCACCGGAGACCACCTCCACCATGCTGTCCACCATGGTGTGGCTCCTCCTGGAGCATCCCCGCCAGTTCGGGTGGCTGCGTGCCCATCCCGACCACGTACCGGACGCGGTCGAGGAAGTGCTGCGCTACGACTCCCCGAACCACATCATCAGCCGTGTCGCCCCCGAGGACACCATGCTCGCCGGCGTGCCCATAGAGAAGGACCGGATGGTCCACCTCATGATCGGCGCCGCCAACCACGACCCCCGGCACCATCTCGACCCCGGTGTCTTCGACATCCGCCGCAAGGCCGCGCACCTCAGCTTCAGCTCCGGTATCCACTACTGCCTGGGGGCGCCGCTGGCGCGTCTGGAGGCGACGACACTGCTGACCGCGCTCCTCGGCCGGCTGCCCGGTCTGCAGGTCAGCGCGCCCCCGGTCTGGGCGCCGCGGGTGGGGTTCCGCCGCATCACCGAACTCCGTGTGGTCCCATCCTGA
- a CDS encoding cytochrome P450 has translation MQSHSEYKSPPPGCPAHAGGERVPLHGMEFAAAPDAFYELMREYGPSAPVELAPGVEAELVTEYGAALHLLQNPDTFARDPRRWRALNEGRVPLDSPVLPMMMYRPNAMFSDGATHLRLRQAVTDSLSRVDMHRMNRHVNRVGAYLIEQFSSRGKADLVTDYAQWLPLLVFNDLFGCPAEIGDRLVFGFSGIFDGVDAEKANEVLTESLFELVALKRTNPGDDVTSWLMQHQAGLSDEEMIHQLVLLIGAGAEPMQNIIASALRLLLADERYTGGQHSAGMLVEDAINDVLWNSPPIANYAVHYPVHDVEVSGRTLPGGAPVLVSFAAANTDPNVSLGRQTLSKRAHLAWGAGPHACPAKDAALLISILAIEKLLNVLPDIELAVAEESLTYRPGPFHRALNGLPARFTPVHGERRPAGRSSGVTSGNTSPQDNQGKSRKGSWWSGFLSWWKV, from the coding sequence ATGCAATCTCACTCGGAATACAAGAGCCCACCACCCGGCTGCCCCGCGCACGCCGGCGGCGAAAGGGTGCCCCTGCACGGGATGGAGTTCGCCGCCGCGCCGGACGCCTTCTACGAGCTGATGCGGGAGTACGGCCCCAGCGCGCCCGTCGAGCTGGCTCCCGGTGTGGAGGCCGAACTCGTCACGGAGTACGGGGCGGCGCTGCACCTCCTTCAGAATCCGGACACCTTTGCACGGGATCCACGCCGTTGGCGCGCACTGAACGAGGGGCGGGTTCCCCTGGACAGTCCGGTGCTGCCGATGATGATGTACCGGCCGAACGCCATGTTCTCGGACGGCGCCACCCACCTGAGGCTCCGTCAGGCCGTGACGGACAGCCTGTCCCGGGTCGACATGCACCGGATGAACCGGCATGTCAATCGGGTGGGGGCCTATCTCATCGAGCAGTTCAGCAGCCGCGGCAAGGCCGATCTGGTCACCGACTACGCGCAGTGGCTGCCGCTGCTCGTCTTCAACGACCTCTTCGGCTGCCCGGCCGAGATCGGTGACCGGCTGGTCTTCGGCTTCTCCGGCATCTTCGACGGCGTCGATGCGGAGAAGGCGAATGAGGTCCTCACCGAGTCGTTGTTCGAGCTGGTGGCGCTGAAGCGGACCAACCCCGGCGATGACGTCACCTCGTGGCTGATGCAGCATCAGGCGGGGCTCAGCGATGAGGAGATGATCCACCAGCTCGTTCTCCTCATAGGCGCCGGCGCGGAGCCGATGCAGAACATCATCGCCAGTGCCCTGCGCCTGCTGCTGGCCGACGAGAGGTACACAGGTGGCCAGCATTCGGCCGGCATGCTCGTCGAGGACGCCATCAATGACGTGCTGTGGAACTCCCCGCCGATAGCCAACTACGCGGTGCACTACCCCGTGCACGATGTCGAGGTCTCCGGACGTACGCTGCCCGGCGGTGCCCCCGTGCTCGTCAGCTTCGCGGCGGCCAACACCGATCCGAACGTCTCGTTGGGCCGTCAGACGCTCAGCAAGCGGGCGCATCTGGCGTGGGGGGCCGGGCCGCACGCCTGCCCGGCGAAGGACGCGGCCCTGCTGATCTCGATTCTGGCCATCGAGAAGCTCCTCAACGTCCTTCCGGACATTGAACTGGCGGTGGCCGAAGAGAGCTTGACGTATCGGCCGGGCCCGTTCCATCGGGCGCTCAATGGGCTTCCGGCCCGCTTCACGCCGGTGCACGGCGAGCGCCGACCGGCCGGTCGGTCCTCTGGTGTTACCAGCGGAAATACCTCGCCGCAGGATAACCAGGGCAAGTCCAGGAAGGGCAGCTGGTGGAGTGGATTCCTCAGCTGGTGGAAGGTGTGA
- a CDS encoding ATP-binding protein: protein MTQYFQDPAFWGLIAGTPVAATAIVRGRMKIADLRNEKAELKQHYANLEDHYTEAVEEAKDRAEEATKTTLKSAMRTLQGLASEQQLAISKLQETYGEHKILQDLLDIDHMNSQFARRAQSIAVLCDGWLGRRRHNASLYDVVRSAKGRIRHFTRVEIRSQSNFAIVSRAVEPVALVLAELLDNATSYSAPETMIEINIRPVPKGVCIIVDDAGVGMNEEEKARAAQLLSSENAASVSSLGNPPQFGFTVMGVLAARYGFTVSVDSTSPYGGVRAVVLLPDDLLTSLHEPEESPAVAASAPLPPENAPGHSAYGAPAPAPPGYPAAGSPAPVPAPLGQPSGARPISETTAGGLPKRRRRGAISIVPTESESTETPARDSAKTASVMGAFQRGTQSGRRSTYESNEGPEVQ from the coding sequence ATGACGCAATACTTCCAGGATCCAGCGTTCTGGGGATTGATCGCTGGTACCCCTGTTGCTGCCACCGCGATTGTTCGCGGCAGAATGAAGATCGCGGATCTTCGCAATGAAAAGGCCGAGCTCAAGCAGCACTACGCCAATCTTGAGGATCACTACACGGAGGCTGTGGAAGAAGCCAAGGACCGGGCCGAAGAGGCGACCAAGACGACTCTGAAGTCCGCCATGCGGACACTACAGGGTCTGGCGAGCGAACAGCAGCTGGCGATTTCCAAGCTGCAGGAGACCTATGGCGAGCACAAGATCCTTCAGGATCTGCTCGACATCGACCACATGAACTCGCAGTTCGCGCGACGGGCCCAGTCCATCGCCGTGCTCTGCGACGGCTGGCTCGGCCGGCGACGCCACAACGCCTCGCTCTACGATGTCGTCCGCAGCGCCAAGGGGCGTATTCGGCATTTCACCCGCGTCGAGATCCGGTCGCAGAGCAATTTCGCCATCGTGAGCCGCGCCGTGGAACCGGTTGCGCTGGTGCTTGCCGAACTGCTGGACAATGCCACCAGCTATTCGGCGCCGGAAACGATGATCGAGATCAATATCCGGCCGGTGCCCAAGGGCGTCTGCATCATCGTCGATGACGCCGGTGTCGGTATGAACGAGGAGGAGAAGGCGCGAGCCGCGCAGCTGCTGTCGAGCGAGAATGCGGCCAGTGTCTCCAGCCTCGGCAACCCGCCGCAGTTCGGCTTCACGGTCATGGGTGTGCTCGCCGCTCGCTACGGATTCACGGTATCGGTGGATTCCACCTCGCCCTACGGTGGCGTGCGCGCGGTCGTCCTGCTCCCCGACGATCTACTGACGTCTCTGCACGAGCCCGAGGAGAGCCCTGCCGTGGCCGCGTCCGCTCCCTTGCCGCCTGAGAATGCCCCTGGTCACTCGGCCTATGGCGCTCCGGCTCCGGCCCCGCCCGGATACCCGGCGGCCGGCTCCCCGGCTCCCGTCCCGGCGCCCCTGGGGCAGCCGTCCGGTGCCCGCCCGATTTCTGAGACCACGGCCGGCGGCCTGCCGAAGCGGCGCCGCCGCGGTGCGATTTCCATCGTGCCGACCGAATCCGAGAGCACCGAAACCCCGGCCCGCGACAGCGCGAAGACGGCGTCCGTCATGGGCGCATTCCAGCGCGGCACACAGTCCGGCCGCCGTTCCACCTATGAAAGCAATGAAGGGCCTGAGGTTCAGTGA
- a CDS encoding ATP-binding protein: protein MTARAERRPLPGVVGRAVEHELVSGLLDSAPLVTLTGAAGVGKSVLARAVLEEHTARHDGTILRVGCWDGLPHGGLTEALLRAAHPGDDARRDTATAFARRTTPSHNGEPVHGRMGRTGPTDVPTGPTPADDTAIAALAAHCRRSRATILLDDCDPLREECAQLVRRLLRADPALRIVATARGALGLPEERVVAVAPLPVTLGEGIAGPAVELLAARAGAAAPELLVAVCQALEGSPLAIALAAQQLDRMSLPQLAAQVGADGPLFYSGPAATVRHTSLYAAQAAGYALCSPTDRRVWARLSVLPGDFDPWLAGCVCTSCDVPAAAVDGALERLRNASVIERVRDAGGAQEDTGAALPARYRLPRAARDFGRTQLREAGEEAAALRRFRQACAALAAEAQIAWQGPNQQVAVRLVEDEQANLDAALTRPPQDAEDALGALEIAVSLWFHWAACGFRREGRAHLDRLLLLSRDDTALRARALWLAGYLAAQEHSLGAAETLLDQAWTAAVMHADSDGLARIAHAHGVLALYRGNTAAAVACLEESARHRSRDPWFGPGPAHSWALLAVALSSLDAERAREAARRAWESRHSDGDFWLYSTVLYACAATERAHGEPTAALRACRTALAAKQLIGDPLFIAGARNLLAGLRREVRGGEPRRGPDEEVPWWRPAGADMPPQPFFSRLRAGP, encoded by the coding sequence ATGACCGCGAGGGCCGAGCGCCGGCCGCTGCCCGGCGTAGTGGGACGGGCCGTTGAGCATGAGCTGGTGTCCGGGCTGCTGGACAGCGCCCCGCTCGTGACGCTCACCGGAGCCGCGGGAGTGGGGAAGAGCGTGCTGGCCCGCGCCGTCCTGGAGGAGCACACCGCCCGGCACGACGGCACGATCCTCCGCGTCGGCTGCTGGGACGGTCTTCCCCATGGCGGGCTGACGGAGGCGCTCCTCCGGGCGGCGCACCCCGGGGACGACGCCCGTCGGGACACCGCGACGGCCTTCGCCCGGCGGACCACCCCGTCACACAACGGCGAGCCGGTGCACGGCCGTATGGGACGGACGGGGCCTACGGATGTCCCAACAGGCCCCACTCCGGCGGACGATACGGCGATTGCCGCGCTCGCCGCGCACTGCCGGCGGTCGCGCGCCACCATCCTGCTCGACGACTGCGACCCGCTCCGCGAGGAGTGCGCCCAGCTCGTACGACGGCTGCTGCGGGCCGATCCGGCGCTGCGCATCGTGGCGACCGCACGTGGTGCGCTCGGGCTGCCCGAGGAGCGGGTCGTCGCGGTCGCACCGCTCCCGGTGACGCTGGGCGAGGGCATCGCCGGGCCGGCCGTCGAGCTGCTGGCCGCACGGGCCGGAGCCGCCGCACCGGAGCTCCTGGTCGCGGTGTGCCAGGCGCTGGAGGGCTCGCCGCTGGCGATCGCACTGGCCGCGCAACAACTGGACCGGATGTCGTTGCCGCAGCTCGCGGCGCAGGTGGGGGCGGACGGCCCGCTGTTCTACTCGGGGCCCGCGGCGACCGTGCGGCACACCTCGCTCTACGCCGCGCAGGCCGCGGGCTACGCCCTCTGTTCGCCCACCGACCGGCGGGTGTGGGCGAGGCTCTCGGTGCTGCCCGGCGACTTCGATCCCTGGCTGGCCGGTTGTGTCTGCACCAGCTGTGACGTTCCTGCGGCAGCGGTCGACGGTGCGCTGGAACGGCTCCGCAACGCCTCGGTCATCGAGCGCGTACGGGACGCCGGCGGCGCTCAGGAAGACACCGGGGCGGCGCTGCCTGCCCGCTACCGACTCCCCCGCGCCGCCCGCGACTTCGGGCGGACGCAGCTGCGCGAGGCGGGCGAGGAAGCCGCGGCGCTGCGACGCTTCCGGCAGGCGTGCGCGGCCCTCGCGGCCGAGGCCCAGATCGCCTGGCAGGGCCCGAATCAGCAGGTCGCCGTACGTCTGGTGGAGGATGAACAGGCCAACCTCGACGCGGCGCTGACCCGGCCGCCGCAGGACGCGGAGGATGCGCTCGGCGCCCTGGAGATCGCGGTCTCGCTGTGGTTCCACTGGGCGGCCTGTGGCTTCCGCCGCGAGGGGCGGGCACATCTGGACCGGCTGCTGCTGCTCTCCCGGGACGACACCGCGCTACGGGCCCGCGCCCTGTGGCTGGCCGGGTACCTCGCGGCGCAGGAGCATTCGCTCGGCGCCGCGGAGACGCTGCTCGACCAGGCATGGACGGCGGCCGTGATGCATGCGGACTCCGACGGGCTGGCCCGTATCGCGCATGCGCACGGCGTACTGGCGCTGTACCGGGGGAACACCGCGGCGGCGGTGGCCTGTCTGGAGGAGTCGGCCCGGCACCGTTCCAGGGACCCGTGGTTCGGCCCGGGGCCTGCCCACAGCTGGGCGCTGCTCGCCGTCGCGCTGTCGTCGCTCGATGCGGAGCGGGCACGGGAGGCGGCCCGACGCGCCTGGGAGAGTCGGCACTCGGACGGCGATTTCTGGCTGTACTCGACGGTCCTGTACGCGTGTGCGGCAACCGAGCGCGCCCACGGGGAGCCGACGGCGGCGCTGCGGGCCTGCCGTACCGCGCTGGCGGCCAAACAGCTCATCGGTGACCCGCTGTTCATCGCCGGGGCCCGCAATCTGCTGGCCGGTCTGCGGCGTGAGGTACGCGGCGGGGAGCCACGGCGCGGCCCTGACGAGGAGGTCCCGTGGTGGCGGCCCGCCGGGGCGGACATGCCGCCGCAGCCGTTCTTCTCGCGACTGCGGGCCGGGCCTTGA
- a CDS encoding DedA family protein, with protein sequence MHIQEWLESVPAVSVYLLVGVVIGLESLGIPLPGEIVLVSSALLAATQDHIDPWVLGASASSGAIIGDSIGYLIGRKGGQPLLQWAGRKFPKHFGPDQVAMAEEKFDKWGMWAVFFGRFIALLRIFAGPLAGVLKMPYWKFLIANVLGGIVWAGGTVALIYSVGVVAEAWLKRFSWLGLVAALLFGVGSFLLMKHRAKKAAAAREAAESPVPATVD encoded by the coding sequence TTGCACATCCAGGAGTGGCTCGAATCGGTGCCGGCCGTGAGCGTCTACCTCCTGGTGGGGGTGGTCATCGGTCTGGAGAGCCTGGGCATTCCGCTGCCCGGTGAGATCGTCCTCGTCAGCTCCGCGCTCCTCGCGGCGACCCAGGATCACATCGACCCGTGGGTGCTCGGCGCCAGTGCGTCCAGCGGCGCGATCATCGGCGACTCCATCGGGTATCTGATCGGCCGCAAGGGCGGCCAGCCGCTGTTGCAGTGGGCCGGCCGCAAGTTCCCCAAGCACTTCGGCCCCGACCAGGTCGCGATGGCCGAGGAGAAGTTCGACAAGTGGGGTATGTGGGCGGTCTTTTTCGGCCGCTTCATCGCGCTGCTGCGGATCTTCGCCGGCCCGCTCGCCGGTGTACTGAAGATGCCGTACTGGAAGTTCCTGATCGCCAACGTCCTCGGCGGCATCGTCTGGGCCGGCGGCACGGTCGCGCTGATCTACAGCGTAGGCGTCGTCGCCGAGGCCTGGCTCAAGCGCTTCTCCTGGCTCGGGCTGGTCGCCGCGCTGCTGTTCGGCGTCGGCTCCTTCCTCCTCATGAAGCACCGAGCGAAGAAGGCCGCCGCCGCGCGCGAGGCGGCGGAGAGCCCGGTCCCGGCGACGGTCGACTGA
- a CDS encoding alpha/beta hydrolase, which produces MKCLRVRAAVSVVVLGLLAGCGSGRDTVDTANVPRPVRAADARNGQPRVVPPHGPRSSFTPFRPTGGDGTRVVRTKWHGRKSGFTGDIWAWVPPQYHQARYARSGFPVLIALPGAYGYPFNYWAGEAFALEERIARWSRQGRTLPFIVVMPVLNPGRTYYDGSDIPGQPKMGTWLTEDVPDFTRANFRTYDSRDGWAFMGSSSGGFAALKAVLKEPQKFKAAVVNGPDTAPDSPLWQGHPAEMRANDPRHLARQLAARNGLPVYLAFELGSKEAAVPDVKRFIKGYTGGPVHSRLFEIPDGVHSGHTYIRRMADSLHWISRRMRGPVPSV; this is translated from the coding sequence ATGAAGTGCCTGCGCGTCCGCGCTGCGGTGAGTGTGGTGGTGCTGGGGCTGTTGGCCGGCTGTGGCAGCGGCAGGGACACCGTCGACACCGCGAATGTGCCGCGGCCGGTCCGGGCCGCGGACGCCCGCAACGGACAGCCCCGGGTGGTGCCGCCCCACGGCCCGCGCTCGTCCTTCACCCCCTTCCGTCCGACCGGAGGCGACGGCACCCGGGTCGTCAGGACGAAGTGGCACGGCCGCAAGTCCGGTTTCACCGGCGACATATGGGCCTGGGTGCCGCCGCAGTACCACCAGGCGCGCTACGCCCGGAGCGGTTTCCCGGTGCTGATCGCGCTGCCCGGGGCCTATGGCTATCCGTTCAACTACTGGGCAGGGGAGGCTTTTGCGCTGGAGGAGCGGATCGCCCGGTGGTCGCGGCAGGGCAGGACGCTGCCGTTCATCGTCGTGATGCCGGTGCTCAATCCGGGCAGGACGTACTACGACGGCAGCGATATCCCGGGGCAGCCCAAGATGGGCACCTGGCTGACCGAGGACGTACCGGACTTCACGCGGGCCAACTTCCGTACGTACGACAGCCGTGACGGCTGGGCGTTCATGGGGTCCTCGTCCGGTGGCTTCGCCGCGCTGAAGGCCGTCCTCAAGGAACCGCAGAAGTTCAAGGCGGCCGTCGTCAACGGCCCCGACACCGCGCCGGATTCACCGCTGTGGCAGGGGCATCCGGCCGAGATGCGCGCCAATGACCCGCGACATCTGGCGCGGCAGCTGGCCGCGCGCAACGGCCTGCCGGTCTATCTCGCCTTCGAGCTCGGCAGCAAGGAGGCGGCGGTGCCCGATGTGAAGCGCTTCATCAAGGGTTACACCGGCGGTCCGGTCCACTCCAGGCTCTTCGAAATACCGGACGGGGTGCACAGCGGGCACACCTACATCCGGCGGATGGCCGACTCGCTGCACTGGATCAGCCGCCGAATGCGGGGCCCCGTACCGTCCGTGTGA